The genomic DNA GTGCGCCGGGAGTTGGATCAATGAACCCGCAGACTCCCACCAACTGGCTCCCCGGACTCATCGTGCTCGCGGTGGGCTTCGTCGCCGCGGCGCTCTTCCTCCTCACTCAGCGCCGCAAGGGCGGGACCGCGCAGGAGCCCGCGAGGGATGGAGCGCTCGAGGATCTGGATCGGCGCTACCAGTCGTTGATCGAGCAGCTCAAGGAGCTGGCGGCGGACAAGCACACGCTGGCGCCGGAGCGTTACGAGGCGGAGCGGACGCGGCTGGAGCAGGAGGCGGTGGCGGCGCTGCGCGCCAGGGACGAGCACCAGAAGAAGCAGGGCGCGAAGACGTCCGAGCCGCGGACGGCGCCGGTGTCCACGGGCTTCCTGTCGCCCCAGCTCAAGGGAGCGCTGTGGGGCGGAGGCATCGTGCTGTTCTTCGGGACGCTGGGCTACACGCTGGTGTCCGAGCAGCGCACGCGAGGCGAGGACGACGCGGCGACGGGCCGGGTGCCACCGGGGATGGGAGCGAACGCGCAGCAGCAGCAGCCGCAAGAGGACGCGGAGCTGACGCAGGCGTGGGAGCGGCTGAAGGAGAACCCCTCGGACCTGGAGGCGGCGGCGCTGCTGAGCCACGAGTTGATCCGCCGGCAGATGTACGAGGACGCGGAGAAGGTGACGCAGCGAGGGTTGGCGGTGGATCCGTTCAACGTGGAGCTGCGGGTGCACCAGGGGGTGCTGAGGGCGGTGCGAGGGGACGAAGCGGGAGCGGAGAAGGAGCTGCTGACGCTGGTGGACATGTACCCGGACGCGCAGGAGTCATTGCTCTTCCTGGGAGCGCTGGCGATGAAGCAGGGGAACAAGGAGAAGGCGCTGGAGTACTTCGAGCGCTTCGCGGTGGAGGTCCCCGCGAACCTGCAGCCGCCGCCGTTGCTGGCGGCGATCCAGCAACTGCGAGGAGAGCTGGGAAGATAACCCTCTCCATCTGGGAGGGGGACGGGGTGAGGGTATCGAGAATCCCAGGTTGATCCCGTGAATGCCCCCTCTCCCTCTGGGAGAGGGCTGGGGTGAGGGTCTACGAACCCGGCCCCGAGCTGTCATCCCCTGGACCTGGAGTGGCACGATGGAACCCGTGCTGGCGAAGTCCTACAGGTCGCTGCGGAAGCTGTCGGAGGGAGGAATGGGAGAGGTGTTCCTCGCCCTGACGACCAACCCGCTCCGCAAGCACATCGTCCTCAAGAAGCTCAAGCTGGACCCAGAGGATCCGTACGCGAGGGAGCGCTTCCTGGACGAGGCGCGGATCACCTGTGCGCTCCGCCACCGGAACATCGTGGAGGTGTACGACGCCTTCGAGAACGGGGGCGAGCTGTACCTGGAGATGGAGTGGATCCGCGGGAGGAGCGTGCGGCAGGTGCTGGACATGCAGCGCCAGCAGCCGGTGCCGCCGCGCGTCGCGGGGGCGATCATCCACGACGTGTGCCGGGCCCTGGACGCGGCCTACCGGACGGAGGGGCGGGACGGACGGCCGTTGGCGGTCATCCACCGGGACATCACACCCAACAACGTGATGGTCAGCTTCGAGGGCGTGGTGAAGGTCATCGACTTCGGCCTGGCGAGGGCGGCCAGCACGCTCTCGGGGACGGCGGGGGTCGAGCGAGGGACACCCGAGTACCTGTCTCCGGAGCGAGCGGAGGAGATCCTCCGATACACGGATCCCCAGGGCGAGCTGGCCTCGAGAGGAGCACGGGAACCAGAGCCGCTCGATGGGCGGAGCGATCTCTTCTGCGCGGGCCTGTTGCTCCACGAGCTGCTCACGGGCAGGTCCCTGTTCGGCGGACAGCCGCCACGAGGGGACCTGTCCCCCGAGGAGATGAGGGTCTGGCAGAACGCGGCGCTGCACCGGATCGTCCGGTGCGAGGAGCCGCTGGTGGGACTCCCCCCGGAGCTGGAGCCCATCGTCCGCAAGGCGCTCGCGAAGCAGAGGGAGGAGCGCTACGCGACAGGCCAGGAGATGGCGGACGCGCTGCGCGAGGCGGTGGGAGGGGTGGAGGCCGCGGAGCTGGCGGGCTTCCTGCGCCAGAGCTTCCCGGATGGCCCGGAGAAGCTCGCGGCGCTGGAGGCGGCGATCGAGGCGGAGCCCCTGCGCCTCGTCCCGGTGACTCCGGCGCCCCCGGTGCCGGAAGTAGCGCCAGTCCCAACGGCGCCACCCAGAACACCCGAGCCGCCGCCCAGGCCGGCCCGTTCACGAGGCTGGCTGCTCGCGCTTCCCGTGCTGCTGGCCCTGCTCGCGGGCGTGGCGTGGTGGCTCTGGCAGGGCGTCCAGCCGAGCGCGCGGCATTCCACGGTGGATGTGGTGGTGGCCGACCCGCGCAACCTCGTGGGGAGCAAGGTCACGGTCATCGTGGGGGTGAATGACGCCAAGGGCCGGCCGCTCCCGGAGCAGCAGGTGTGGCTCACGGTGGTGGGCGCGTCCGGGACCTCGAAGCGACTCCAGGGAGTCAGCGAAGGCACGGGCACGGCCCGGTTCGAGTTCTCCTGGCTGGCACCGGAGAAGGTGACGCTCTCGGTGCTCCTCAACCCGGGCTCTCGCGAGGTGCCGTTGGAGGCGCGGCCGGTGACCTTCACGGCCGGCCTTCCGGACGCGGAGAACTCCTCCTTCATCGAGGTCTCCAAGAAGGCGCCCGTTGGAGAGGAGGCCGTCTTCAAGGTGGCGCTCCGGGATGCGGGGAACCACCCGACGGCCGGCTGGGAGGTGACCTTCACCGTCAAGGGCGGCGACGACGCGCGGGAGACCCAGGTGAAGGCGGATGAGCGGGGCATCGCGGAGCTCCGCTACCGGACGAAGTGGGCGGGCTCCCGGAAGGTGGGGGCGAGCGTCGTCACGGAAGGCGGGCGGAGGGAGCTGCAACCGGTGGAGGTGCTCTTCGAGGCCGGGCCACCGCACGCACGGGAGTCCACCCTCGAGGTGCGCGTCCCGCCGAAACCCGCCGGGCGCGAGCAGCTACCGGTCGCGGACGGGCAGGAGCCGGTCGAGTTGGAGGTGACGGCGCGGGACGAGTACGGCAACGCCGTGTCCGGCTGGCCGGTGCGGCTCGAGGTCCCCGAGACGGAGGGGTACACCGTGGAGCAGCCCGTGGCCACGGATGAGCAGGGCCGCGCGAGGGGCATCCTCCGCGCGACCCGGACGAAGCCGGTCCATGTCCGGGTGCTGCTCTCCGAGGGCCCCCGGCCCGTGGAGCTGGGAACGGATGTGACGTTCGCCCCCGGAGCTCCCAGCCAGAAGCACTCCGGCTTGTTGGCGAAGCCAGCGAAGGTCACCCTGAGCGGGAAGAACCGCGCGGTGCTCACGGCCACGGTGCAGGATGCGAACGGCAACCCCATCCCGGGGCTGGTGGTGCGCTTCGAGGCCAGGGGAACGAGCAGCCGGGTCGAACCGAAGGAGACGTCCTCCGACGAGGAGGGACGCGCCTCCATCAATCTCTGGTCCACGCGCATCGGCAAGAAGTCCGTGATCGCGACCATCCACCGCCCCGGGCGGCGTGAGGTGCTGTTCCCGTTGCAGACGGAGGTCCTCTTCGAGGCGAGCGCGCCCGGCGCGGACAAATCGACCCTGAGCGCCAGCACGGAGACGGCCACGGCGGACGGGAAGGAAGCCATCACCGTGACCGCGGTGGTGCGGGATGCGAACGCCCATCCCGTGCAGGGCCGGTACGTCCTCCTCTCCTCCAGTGATGCCGAGGGCCAGTTCGATCGGCGTCTGGGCCCCACGAATGCGCAAGGGCTCGTCACCACGAGCCTCACGTCCACTCGCGCCAAGGAGATCACCTTCTCGGCGGTGATCGAACCCCTGCGTCCCGAGGAGCAGGCGATGCCCCTCGGCGATCAGGTGACGGTGCGGTTCGTCTCCAGCCCCCCCGACGCGAACGCCAGCCGCCTGACGGCCTCGAAGAGCTCACTGACGGCGGGAGACACCTCCACGCTCCAGTTCGAGGTGATGGACGCCAAGGGCCGCCCCATCCCCGGCGCGAAGGTGCAGTGGAAGGCCTCGGATGCGAAGGCGCGCTTCCAACAGCGCGACCTCTCCACGGATGAACAGGGGCTCGCGAGCGCGATCGTCCTGCTCACGAACGCCGGGAAGACGCGCATCACGGCCACCGCCGAGCTCGAGGGCCGCACCGCGACGAAGGACGTGGAGCTCACGGTGGGCAGCGGGCCCGTGGACTCGGTGGCCCTGACGACGGATGCGTCCGGGCTGCCCGCGGATGGGCTCGCCACCGCGACCCTCACGCTCCTGGCGAAGGACCGCTACGGCAACCCGGTGGAGAACCAGGAGATCGTGGCCTGGGAGGGAGTGGAACCGGAGGATGGGTTCGAACCCGCCTCGTCCACGACCAACGCGGCGGGCGTGGTGACCGCGACGCTCGCCACGAGCAAGGCCGGCCGGAGGTCCCTCAAGGCCGTGGTGGGCCGGGGTGACCAGGCCCTGTCGGCGGAGTGCTCTCTGACCTTCGAGGAGCCGGAGAAGCCCGCCACTCCCAGCCAGGACCCCGCGCCTCCCGCACCGGAAGGCACGTCCCCGGAAGAGGAGGAATCGGAGGCGAGCAACGCCCCCGTGCCCTAACCGCGCACCGCGGCCTTCCTGCGCCGCCACCGGCGCACCCGCTCGACCATGTCCTGGGGCAGCACGCGCTTGGCCACGTCCCGCACCTGCTTCATGGCCTCCTCGCGCCGCACGAGCCACTCCCCTCCCCCGCCCGGCGACAGCACCCGCACGGACACCGTGCGCCGCTGCTGCGTCGTCCAGTCGGACTTGTAGGACTCGGTGCCTCGGAGGAAGTCGTACTCGGTGAGCCCGGACTCGATGGCGTCGCGGAACGTCTCTCCCACGAGCACCAGCCCCACGCTGCGGTTGCGCCAGGCCGGGTCATACCCGGACTGGAAGTAGATGAACGAATCCCGGTGGAGGATGCCGTACACCGAGGCCACCGCCTGGCCGCCCACCTTCATCGTATAGAGCCGCAGCCGGCCCCGCTCCGCCAGCAGCTGCGTGGCATCGCGGTGGAAGGACTCGACGCCACTCCCCTTGATGCCCTGCGAGCCCCCGTCCGACGCCCACCGCATCGCGTGCAGCCGGAAGAAGTCCGTCAACGGCCCGGCCAGCTCACCCGGCGCCTCCGTCTTCTCGATGCGGTAGCCCTCCTGCTTCTCCAGCCACTTCTTCCGGCGCAGGTAGTTGTCCCGCCGGCTCGTACGCCGCAGGAAGGCATCGAAGGACTCGCCCTTCGGCAGCGGCTCGTACGGGCACACGTATCGCGTCGACAGGCTCAGCTCCGCCCGCGTCTTCTCGAACGTCTCCCGCAGCACCCGCACCGTCACCGAGTCCTCTCGCAGGTCCGTCAGGTCCAGCACGTCCCACTGATCCCTCAGCTCCCACAGCGCCGTGGCGAAGAGGCGCGCCACTTCTTCCTCGCGCCCCCTCCTCGCGACCACGTCCAGGTAGTCGCTGCCCACGTGCGTCTCGCCCAGGAACGACAGCCGCCGCACCGGACGCCCCAGCACCCACTGGTACTCGAAGCCCAGTGGCATCAGCCCCACCAGCGCCCCCGTCCGATCCTTCGCCTGCAGGATGAAGGGCTTCCGGTCCGGTGCGATGCGCCGGCACCACGGGTACAGCCACTCCCACGCGTTGAAGGGGCCCGCGTTGCTCCCGTCGAGCAGCGCGTTCCAGGCCCGCCTCAGGCCCGCGATCTGTGACACCTCCCGCACCGCTCCAACGTCCAGCCACTGCGCCGGGCTCGGTGTGGGGGACAGTTCCGCTTCGTGAATCACGGTCTCGACCTCGTGTTTCGAGATACCCTCACCCCAGCCCTCTCCCAGAGGGAGAGGGCGGGTGTCTCCGTCTCAAGCTCAGCCCGCGTGCTTGCGGTTGCGGCGATCCTGCGTCAGCGCGCCTCGCACCACCCCGGCCACATCCGCCATCACCTCCGGCGAGAGATCCTGGTGACACGGAATCTCCACGATGCTCCGCCTCAGCTGCGCCACCTCCGGGAACGCCGACGCGTCGCACGCCGGGTGGAAGTGCCGCCAGAAGTCGATCGCCTCGATGCCCTTCGCGTGCAGCCTCGCCAGCACCTCCGCCTTGTCCTCCACCACCAGCGGGTAGAAGAGCGGGCTCACCCCCGCCGGCAGCTGGTTGAACAGCGGTTGTGATACGTCGCGCAGCCGCCCCAGCAGGAAGAAGTAGTTGCGCCGCCTCCGCTCGACGATGGCCTCCAGATCCTGCGCCTGGGCGATCCGCTTCGCGAACGGGCTCATCCCCAGGTCCACGTGCCGCCGATCGAAGTGCTGCGTCCCCGTCGCCACGCGCTCGATGTCCGCCGCCTTCACCGCCCCCTTGCCGAGGCTCCGGATGAAGCGCCGCAGACCACGGCCGAACGAGCCTCCGCGCAGCTCCAGGTTCTGCAGCAGCGCCGACACCGTGTGGCTCAGCGTGGACGTGAGGGGCGGCCTGGGCGGCTCGGGCAGGCTGTACTGCCGGGGGCCATTGACGGTGAGCGCCCCGCCATGCGGCAGCGGCAGCGTCTTGTAGAGGCAGAAGATGCCGATGTCTCCCGTCGTCCCCAGCGGCACCGAGCCGTCCGCGCTCAGCAGCGACAACGCGCAGTCCTCGATGAGCGGCAGGCCGTGCTTGTCCGCCAGCCGGCGCATGTCGTCCACGGGGCCGGGGAAGCCCGCGTAGTGGGTGAGGTAGAGCGCCTTCGTCTTCGGCCCGATGCGCCGCTCCACGTCCTCCACGTCCACGTCCCAGCGGCTGCCCACCCGGTAGAAGCGCGGCGTGGCGCCCGCGTCCGCCACGGCCTCCACCTCCACTCCGTGGTGGTAGGCCGGCATCAGCACCTCGCCCTTGTCCAACCCCAGCATCTTCACCGTCGTCCAGACGGCGTTGCGGGCGAAGTAGAACCAGCGGACGTTGGACGCGTGGAAGGGCATGAAGCCGCTCGGCTCCCGGTGGCCGAACAGCATGCCCGGCCAGAGCGTGGGCAGAGCGGGGACGAACAACCTCGAGTTCTTCACTTCTTCCATCGCGCCACCACCTCCCTGGCCACGGGGGCCCACCGGAACTTCGCCGCGCACAGCGCGCGGCCATATGCCGTATCGTTGAAGACGTAGAGCCAGGTGTGCCGGCGGACCTCGTCCGTCCAGTCCCGCTTCCACACCATGTCCGGCCCCAGGAAATCGAACTCGCGCAGGCCCCGCGCGATGCACTCGCGCAGCACCTCTTCCATCAGCAGCTGGCCCGGGCTGCAGTCGCTCAGCGACTCGTCGTAGCCGGGCTTGAGCAGGAAGTAGCGCCCGCCGTACTCCAGCCCGTACTGGAAGGCCACCGCGCGCCCGTCCAGCCGCAGGTAGTACAGCGCCAGCCGGCCCGCGTACCCCGCCTCGCGCGCCAGCTCCGAGTAGAAGCCCCGGGTGCGCCCATCCTGCGCCATGGCCGTGCCGCGCCGGCCCTTCCACCCGCTGGCCTCCAGCTCGAAGCCCTCCTCCAGCTTCACCTCCAGATCCAGCCCGCCTTCCACGCGCTCCACCGTGACGCGGCCCTTCTCCTCCAGCTTGCGGCGCCGGCGGCGGCAGTTGGCCTTGAACTTGGACTGCAGCGTCTGCTGGTACGCCTCCCACGAGCCCGGCAGCGGGATGTAAGGCGATTGCAGCGACTCCCACGTCCCCACGGGGAACCCCGCCGCGCCCGCCGCCTCGTGCAGCTTCCAGCCCGTGCCTCCCTCCGGCACGTCCGTGAGCAGCAGAACGTCCCAGCTCTTGTCCTGACGCAGGTGCTCGAAGAACGCCGCCGCGGCGGCCTCGGGCTCGCGCGCAACCAGATCGAAGCGGCACGAGTGCGGGTTGGCCGTGGCGGACAGCTGCCGCACCGGCACCCCGTACATCGAGGCCTTCCCGGCCATCAGCGGCAGGGCCGCGGTGAGGCGCCCCTCCTCGTCGCGCCGCGTCAACACGCGCAGCCGGGACTCCGGGGCGAAGTTGTCCACCCAGATCCGGAAGAACTCATGACGGTAGAAGGGCTCGTTGGCCGTGGACTCCACGAGCGCGTTCCACTCCGGCTCCAGCCCCATGAAGGCGGTCCGGTCCGTCGCCTCGACGACGCGCGGCGCGGGAGTGAGCTGTCTGGCTTCCATGTGTTGTGTCCGGCTCCTGACGGCGCGGGGCCCCCGAGGTCCCGCGTGGGCCGCAAGGTGGTAACGGACGTGGCCGCCAACAACCCGCGCGCGTCGTTTCGCCCGGAGCAGCCACCGAGCGGACAAGCGGGTCCCCTCTTCTGTCGGACAGCCGAAACTCGGAGGCGGTACGTGCCGGGTTACCCGATTCGACTCCACGGCGGAGGTCGCCTAGAATCCCGGTACCTCTTCCCAGTGCTGAGGATCACATGAGCACTCCGGACTCCCGTTCCTCCACGCCGGCCGGCGGGCACGCCGTCGTCTACGGAGGCAGCATGGCCGGGCTGGTCGCGGCGGGCGTGCTGTCCCGTCACTTCGAGCGCGTCACGCTGGTGGAGCGGGACCGCTTCGAGGACGGGCCCCAGCCGCGCAAGGGCGTCCCCCAGGGGATGCACGTCCACGGGCTGCTCACGCGCGGAATGAACATCCTCCGTGACGTCTTCCCCGGCTTCCGGGAGGATCTCGAGGCCGCCGGGTCCCGGTGCCTGGACATGACCGGGGATCACGCCTGGTACATGTCCGGCATCTGGCGCCCGCGCTTCCAGAGCGGCATCTCCTTCCATGCGCAGAGCCGGCCCCTGCTGGAGTGGGTGACACGCAAGCGGCTCCTGGCCCTGTCCAACGTGCGCCTCGTCGAGGGCCGCGAGGTGACCGGCTTCCTGACGAGCGCGGCGCACTCCCGCGTCACTGGCATCCAGCTCCGGGCCCCGGGTGGCGGCGAGGAGGAGACGCTCGAGGGCGAGCTGGTGGTGGATGCCAGTGGCCGCGGCTCGCGCACCCCCCAGTGGCTGGAGGCGCTGGGCTACCCCCGGGTGGAGGAGACGCGCATCCACGTCGACGTGGTCTACGCCAGCCGGCTCGTCCGGATGCCTCCGGGCTTCAATCCCGGCTGGAAGATGCTGAACATCGCGCCCGAGCTGCCCAGGGAGCGGCGGCTGGGCTCGTTCGTGAACATCGAGGGAGACCGCTGGCTGATCTCCATGTGCGGCTGGCTGGGCGATCACCCGGCCCTGGACGACGCCGGCTACCTCGAGTTCGCCCGGAGCCTGCGCGATCCCTACCTCCATGAGGTGTTGCGGCACACCGAGCCGCTCTCCCCCATCACCGTCTTCCGCTTCTCCCACAACCAGCGGCGCCACTACGAGCGGATGCCGCGCTTCCCCGAGGGCCTGGCGCTGGTGGGAGATGCGTCCTGCTCGTTCAACCCCGTCTACGGCCAGGGCATGACCACGGCCGCGCTGCAGGCCCAGGTGCTGGGCGAGTGCCTGCGTCAGGGTCTGGGCGGCGCCTCTCAACGCCACCGGCAGCGGGTGGGCCAGCTCCTCGAGGTGCCCTGGTCGCTCGCCACCAGTGGAGATCTCCGCTTCCCGGAGGTGGAGGGCACACGCTCGCCCGTGAGCGGACCGCTGAACTGGCTCGGAGATCGGCTCCACCGGCTCGCGAGCCACGACGAGGAAGCACTCCGCGTCTTCCTCCGGGTGATGCACATGCTCGAATCACCCGCGGCCCTCTTCTCCCCGCGGATGGTGCTCAAGGCGCTCACCACCCGGCCCGACGCCGCCGCCCTGAAGCGGAGGCCGGAGCCGGTCTCCGTCTCCCAGTCCCGGGCGGCGTGAGGGGCCCCGGAGCCGGGGCCCCACCCCACTACAGGCCGCTGCGCGCCATCTTCATCAGGCAGCGCGCCACCTTGCCGCTGTCGTGCCGGATGCGAGGGCCCTCCTTGAGGAGGTCCGCCTCCACCGGCACGACGCCCGCGCTGAGCAGGGCGCGGCGATCCACCCGGACCGGAAACGAGCCCTTGAGCGCATAGCGGCGGGCGGCCTCCTCGGAGGGCGCGGTGCCGTTGAGCAGCACCGCGTCCAGCACCGGGCCCACGTGGTCGATGACGGCGCGCACGTGGTCCAGACAGTCCATGCCGTCCGTCTCGCCCGGCTGCGTCATCAGGTTGGCCACCATCACCTTGAGCGCCCGCGTCTCGCACAGCGCCCGGGCCACCCCGTCCACCAGCAGGTTGGGCATCAGGCTCGAGTACAACGAGCCCGGGCCGATGGCGATGAGGTCCGCCGTGTAGATGGCCTCCAGCAGCCCGTCCACCGGCGGCGGCGAGCGGGGGCTGAGCAGCACCTTGCGGATGCGGCCATGGGCGCGGCTGATGTTGCGCTCGCCCACCACCTCGGTGGAGTCCTCCATCTGCGCCACCAGCTGCACCGGCGACGTGGTGCTGGGCAGCACCCGGCCCTTCACCCCCAGCAGCTCCCCGGAGACGCGCACCGCCTCCAGGAAGTCGCCCTTGAGCTCGGCGAGCGCGGCGATCAGCAGGTTGCCCACCGCGTGGCCCGCCAGCCCCTTCTTCCCGCCGAAGCGGTACTGGAACACCTCGCTCAGGGGGTTGTTCGTCTTCCCCCCGGCCAGGGCCACCAGGCAGTTGCGCACGTCCCCGGGGGGCAGCACCCCGCGCGTGCGCCGCAGCCGGCCCGAGCTCCCTCCGTCATCACTCATCGCCACCACGGCGGTGATGTCCAGGCCCGGATCCCCCACCTTCGGCGAGGCCCGGCGGGCCAGGCCCTTGAGCACCATGGGAAGTCCCGTCCCTCCGCCCATGGCCACGATCCGCGTCGGCCGGACATCGAGCGCCTGAAGCAGCTCGTTCCGGTTCGCCGTCCGGCGCTCCGCGCGCGCATCCCTCTCCCACGCCTCATCGAGAGACGATTCCGACTCGAGCATGTCCCCTACCCCTCTCCAACGCCCATCCGACACACCCACCGCCGGGCCCTCCCCGGCGGTGCCAGCCCCGAGCCCCTCCGGCCCGTCCTACCGCGCTCCCCGCGCCAACAACACGTGCCTCACCGTGTGGAAGATGATGCCCATGTCCAGGAACAGCGAGCCGTTCTTCACGTAGTACAGGTCGAACTCCAGCTTGTTCCGCGCATCCTCCACCGACGCCCCGTACGGGTAGCGGATCTGCGCCCACCCCGTCAGGCCGGGCTTCACCGCCTCGCGCAGCCCGTAGAAGGGAATCTGCTGCTTGAGCTGCTCGACGAAGACGGGGCGCTCCGGCCGCGGCCCCACGAAGCTCATGTCCCCCATCAACACGTTGAAGACCTGGGGAATCTCGTCGATGCGCGTCTTGCGGATGAATCGGCCCACCCGCGTCACGCGGTCGTCATTGGCCCGGGCCCACACCGCGCCATCCTTCTCCGCGTCCGTGCGCATGCTGCGGAACTTCCACAGCCCGTACGGCTTGCCTCCCAGGCCCGTGCGCTCCTGCCGGTAGAAGATGGGGCCCTTGGAGTCCAGCTTGATGGCCAGCACCACCAGCACCAGGAAGGGCGCGGCGCACAGCAGCAGCACCGAGGCCACGAGGATGTCGAAGACGCGCTTGGCCGCGCGCCGCACGGGCGAGACCGTCAGCTCGTCCGCGAAGGCGAAGTCGCTGGTGCGCAGGTGCGCCACCGGAATCCGGCGCAGCACGCGCTCGCAGAAGCCCGTGGCGTCATACACCCGGCGCCCCGCCAGGCGGCAGCGCAGCAGCGCGTCCATCCACTGGCCCCCGCGCATGTCGTCCATGGCCTGCACCACGAATCCGGCCTTGTACCGCTCGGCCACCACGTCCACCGGATCCGGCGCCCGCCCGTTGGCCAGCGGCGCGCGCGGGTCCACCAGGGCCACCACCTGGAAGGCGTCCTCGCCCCCCTGCTCGATGAGCGTGGCCACCGCGCGCGCCTTGAGCCCATCGCCCACGATGAGCACCCGGCTGGGGTTGCCCACCACCGCGCGCAGCGAGGCCCGCACCAGCAGCGTCCCCGCGAAGGCCCCCATGCCGCCGCCCAGCAGCGCGCCCGGAGGCAGCTGCACCGGCAGCACCGCCGGCGCCAGCATCATCAACACCCCGACGACGGCCGTCGTCACCCCCGCGGCCTTGAGCAACCGCGCCCCCCGGCTCCGGTCCTCCGCCGCCACCCGCAGGTCGTACAGATCCATCAGGTAGAGCGAGAACTGGAACGTGGGGACGAAGGTGGCCCCCAGCAGGATCAACGCTGGCACGGACTGGGCCAGCGGCATGTGGCTGTTGGCCGGCGCCAGAATCGTCGCGCAGCCCACCGCGCCCATCAGACAGGTGAGGGCGATGGCGACGCTCTCGATCACGAAGAGCGCCAGCTTCCTGGATGAAAAGTAATGGTGGAAAACCCGAAGCACGTATCTCCCTCCGACCGCCTCACCATCGCCCGGTGCCACGACATCCGGCCGCGCGTCCCCTTCCCGCGCGGCCGGATGTGGACCCACTACTTCCTGACGTA from Archangium lipolyticum includes the following:
- a CDS encoding tetratricopeptide repeat protein, encoding MNPQTPTNWLPGLIVLAVGFVAAALFLLTQRRKGGTAQEPARDGALEDLDRRYQSLIEQLKELAADKHTLAPERYEAERTRLEQEAVAALRARDEHQKKQGAKTSEPRTAPVSTGFLSPQLKGALWGGGIVLFFGTLGYTLVSEQRTRGEDDAATGRVPPGMGANAQQQQPQEDAELTQAWERLKENPSDLEAAALLSHELIRRQMYEDAEKVTQRGLAVDPFNVELRVHQGVLRAVRGDEAGAEKELLTLVDMYPDAQESLLFLGALAMKQGNKEKALEYFERFAVEVPANLQPPPLLAAIQQLRGELGR
- a CDS encoding DegT/DnrJ/EryC1/StrS family aminotransferase, which encodes MEEVKNSRLFVPALPTLWPGMLFGHREPSGFMPFHASNVRWFYFARNAVWTTVKMLGLDKGEVLMPAYHHGVEVEAVADAGATPRFYRVGSRWDVDVEDVERRIGPKTKALYLTHYAGFPGPVDDMRRLADKHGLPLIEDCALSLLSADGSVPLGTTGDIGIFCLYKTLPLPHGGALTVNGPRQYSLPEPPRPPLTSTLSHTVSALLQNLELRGGSFGRGLRRFIRSLGKGAVKAADIERVATGTQHFDRRHVDLGMSPFAKRIAQAQDLEAIVERRRRNYFFLLGRLRDVSQPLFNQLPAGVSPLFYPLVVEDKAEVLARLHAKGIEAIDFWRHFHPACDASAFPEVAQLRRSIVEIPCHQDLSPEVMADVAGVVRGALTQDRRNRKHAG
- a CDS encoding Ig-like domain-containing protein; the protein is MEPVLAKSYRSLRKLSEGGMGEVFLALTTNPLRKHIVLKKLKLDPEDPYARERFLDEARITCALRHRNIVEVYDAFENGGELYLEMEWIRGRSVRQVLDMQRQQPVPPRVAGAIIHDVCRALDAAYRTEGRDGRPLAVIHRDITPNNVMVSFEGVVKVIDFGLARAASTLSGTAGVERGTPEYLSPERAEEILRYTDPQGELASRGAREPEPLDGRSDLFCAGLLLHELLTGRSLFGGQPPRGDLSPEEMRVWQNAALHRIVRCEEPLVGLPPELEPIVRKALAKQREERYATGQEMADALREAVGGVEAAELAGFLRQSFPDGPEKLAALEAAIEAEPLRLVPVTPAPPVPEVAPVPTAPPRTPEPPPRPARSRGWLLALPVLLALLAGVAWWLWQGVQPSARHSTVDVVVADPRNLVGSKVTVIVGVNDAKGRPLPEQQVWLTVVGASGTSKRLQGVSEGTGTARFEFSWLAPEKVTLSVLLNPGSREVPLEARPVTFTAGLPDAENSSFIEVSKKAPVGEEAVFKVALRDAGNHPTAGWEVTFTVKGGDDARETQVKADERGIAELRYRTKWAGSRKVGASVVTEGGRRELQPVEVLFEAGPPHARESTLEVRVPPKPAGREQLPVADGQEPVELEVTARDEYGNAVSGWPVRLEVPETEGYTVEQPVATDEQGRARGILRATRTKPVHVRVLLSEGPRPVELGTDVTFAPGAPSQKHSGLLAKPAKVTLSGKNRAVLTATVQDANGNPIPGLVVRFEARGTSSRVEPKETSSDEEGRASINLWSTRIGKKSVIATIHRPGRREVLFPLQTEVLFEASAPGADKSTLSASTETATADGKEAITVTAVVRDANAHPVQGRYVLLSSSDAEGQFDRRLGPTNAQGLVTTSLTSTRAKEITFSAVIEPLRPEEQAMPLGDQVTVRFVSSPPDANASRLTASKSSLTAGDTSTLQFEVMDAKGRPIPGAKVQWKASDAKARFQQRDLSTDEQGLASAIVLLTNAGKTRITATAELEGRTATKDVELTVGSGPVDSVALTTDASGLPADGLATATLTLLAKDRYGNPVENQEIVAWEGVEPEDGFEPASSTTNAAGVVTATLATSKAGRRSLKAVVGRGDQALSAECSLTFEEPEKPATPSQDPAPPAPEGTSPEEEESEASNAPVP
- a CDS encoding FAD-dependent oxidoreductase, encoding MSTPDSRSSTPAGGHAVVYGGSMAGLVAAGVLSRHFERVTLVERDRFEDGPQPRKGVPQGMHVHGLLTRGMNILRDVFPGFREDLEAAGSRCLDMTGDHAWYMSGIWRPRFQSGISFHAQSRPLLEWVTRKRLLALSNVRLVEGREVTGFLTSAAHSRVTGIQLRAPGGGEEETLEGELVVDASGRGSRTPQWLEALGYPRVEETRIHVDVVYASRLVRMPPGFNPGWKMLNIAPELPRERRLGSFVNIEGDRWLISMCGWLGDHPALDDAGYLEFARSLRDPYLHEVLRHTEPLSPITVFRFSHNQRRHYERMPRFPEGLALVGDASCSFNPVYGQGMTTAALQAQVLGECLRQGLGGASQRHRQRVGQLLEVPWSLATSGDLRFPEVEGTRSPVSGPLNWLGDRLHRLASHDEEALRVFLRVMHMLESPAALFSPRMVLKALTTRPDAAALKRRPEPVSVSQSRAA
- a CDS encoding GNAT family N-acetyltransferase, producing MIHEAELSPTPSPAQWLDVGAVREVSQIAGLRRAWNALLDGSNAGPFNAWEWLYPWCRRIAPDRKPFILQAKDRTGALVGLMPLGFEYQWVLGRPVRRLSFLGETHVGSDYLDVVARRGREEEVARLFATALWELRDQWDVLDLTDLREDSVTVRVLRETFEKTRAELSLSTRYVCPYEPLPKGESFDAFLRRTSRRDNYLRRKKWLEKQEGYRIEKTEAPGELAGPLTDFFRLHAMRWASDGGSQGIKGSGVESFHRDATQLLAERGRLRLYTMKVGGQAVASVYGILHRDSFIYFQSGYDPAWRNRSVGLVLVGETFRDAIESGLTEYDFLRGTESYKSDWTTQQRRTVSVRVLSPGGGGEWLVRREEAMKQVRDVAKRVLPQDMVERVRRWRRRKAAVRG
- a CDS encoding GNAT family N-acetyltransferase; the encoded protein is MEARQLTPAPRVVEATDRTAFMGLEPEWNALVESTANEPFYRHEFFRIWVDNFAPESRLRVLTRRDEEGRLTAALPLMAGKASMYGVPVRQLSATANPHSCRFDLVAREPEAAAAAFFEHLRQDKSWDVLLLTDVPEGGTGWKLHEAAGAAGFPVGTWESLQSPYIPLPGSWEAYQQTLQSKFKANCRRRRRKLEEKGRVTVERVEGGLDLEVKLEEGFELEASGWKGRRGTAMAQDGRTRGFYSELAREAGYAGRLALYYLRLDGRAVAFQYGLEYGGRYFLLKPGYDESLSDCSPGQLLMEEVLRECIARGLREFDFLGPDMVWKRDWTDEVRRHTWLYVFNDTAYGRALCAAKFRWAPVAREVVARWKK